The Faecalibaculum rodentium genome segment CGACCGCTGCGAAAAAGCGGAACGGACGTTCTCTGCACTCAGTGACCAGCTCCATCAGTCGGCGGTGACGAGCCGGAAAATGCGCAGAAAACTGGATGAGCTGCTGGAAGGGGGAGACTTGTCATGATCACAGTGCTCAAAGGAGACCTGGTGGGCCTGGGTCTGGACCTGGTGGTCAATGAAGCCAATACAGAACTGCTGCCGGGGGCGGGGATCTGCCGCCGGATCTTTGAAGCCGCCGGCCCGGGCCTGGTCCGTGCCTGTCATGAAGCGGGGCGCCGGGAATTCGGGGATGTGGTGATCACCGGCGGATACAACCTGGACTGCGCCCGGATCGTCCACGCGGTGACCCCGCTGTACATGGACGGGTACCGGGGAGAGGATGAAGACCTGCGGGCCTGTTACTGGAACAGCCTGTGCCGGGCCTACGATTATCTGCGGATGTCCGGAAAGGAACGGGTCACCATCGGCTTTCCGCTGCTGGGCAGCGGGGTGTTCGGCTTCGAGCTGCGCGAAGCCGCCTGGATCGCACGCAAAACCATCGACCGCCTCATGCGGCGGTATCCGGAAGCCAAAGCCATCGACATCGTGATGGTGGCGCAGAACGATGCGGAATATGCGGTCATGAAGGAGGCTTTCCGTTGAGAAGCATGGTGGAGGTCTCTCATGACTTTCTCAAGCCGGTCCTGCACCGGGATGCGGTCATGATCGATGCGACCCTGGGGACAGGGAGAGACTCCGCGTTTTTCCTGAGAAAGGCCCGCCGGGTGATTGCCTTCGAGATCCAGCCGGAAACCGCGGCTCGGTGCCGTCAGGCCATGGAGGATCCCCGTCTGGAGATCCGTGTGGAAAACCATACCGGCATCCGCGAACTGGACCCGGCGCTGGAAGCCGATGGCGTGATTTTCAACTTTGGCTGGGATCCGGCCGGAGACCATCAGACCGTGACTCAGCCACAGGACAGCCTGAGAGCGGTCCAGGCTGCGCTGGAGCGCCTGCGGGTCAAAGGCCGCATGTCTCTGGTGTTCTATCCCCATGCGGATGGGCGCCGGGAAGCGGACCTGATCCTGGACTGGCTGAAAACGCTGGATCACCGGCAGTATCCCTGCGAAAAAGTGGAACTGGTCAACAGCGGCCGCAGCCCGTTCTGCGTGCTGATTGAACGGCGGAAGTGACCGTCTGCAGAAACTGCAGGCGGTTTTTTTCCGTTCTCCCGTTTACTTTCGGCGACAAACTCGTATAATCGAACGTGAAAATGATATATCATTTAAAACTGCCGCCAGGTGGAGAAAGAAAGGTGAAGCAATATGAAAGTGATTCCCGCAGCGCTGAAACATACCGATCTGCTGATTGGTGAAGGAGTCGTGAAATCGGAGAAACGGCTGAAGGATACGTCCTTTTTTGCCGACAGCGCCGGTGTGGATCCGGACCTTGTGCTGTACGAAGTTTATGCAAGGACAGACCAGGCGAAGGAAGGCGAACTGAACTGGGGGCTGTCCCTGCTGCACCCCGTGACAGTGAACGGCGAATGCTGCATGACCCGCGGACACTGGCATGAAAACACCGATGCCGCGGAATACTACTGGTGTGTTGGAGGGACAGGTCTGCTGCTTCTGATGGATGAACAGGGCCATGCCTGGGCAGAGGAAATGGTACCCGGGTCTTTGCACCATATACCCGGGGTACTGGCCCACCGGCTGATCAACACCGGTGACGAAGACCTGAAAGTGGCCTGCTGCTGGCCGACCACCGCGGGTCATGACTATGCACGGGTGGAGGCCATGCCGTTTCCGCAAAGAGCATACAAGACAGAAGAAGGAGAAATCGAATGGAAGTAAAGTACGACAAGTTTCCCGCCATTCGGGTGAAGGGACATGAAAACGACTATGCGGCGGGGTGGCAGGCACTTGCAGACAGCGTGTCCAATGCGGCGAGTCCCGTGGTATTCGACCTGTATCCCGGGGCCAGCCAGGAAGCCGTCCAGGATCACATTGCCAATGGATTCGATGTGGTGATCGATGCCTGTGACATCTATAAAGACAAAGACATCCTGGAACAGATCCTGGCTCATCACGTGACGGAGGACCGGATTTTCGGCACCATGTTTTATGGTGTGCTGCAGGACTTGATTGACGAAAAAAAGCTGGCAGAGGCAAAAGAAAAAGCCGCCCTGGCAGAGGCGGAAGGCAGGCGGGTGCTGGTGATTGGCCCCGGGGCATCGAAAATCATCGACGGCACGCTGTTTTACGGGGATATGGCGCGCTGGGAGGTGCAGCTGCGCTACCGCAGGGGCATGCCCAACTTCTTCTTCGACAACCCAAAGGAAGATCCCCTTCGGAAAATCAAGCGCGGATTCTTCATCGAATGGCGCGTGTTTGACAAACACAAAAAGGAAAGCTTCGAAAATGTGGACTGGTTCGTGGACCTGAACGAAGATACACCGAAACTCGCCACAGGCGATGCCGTCCGGGACGGACTGGCGCAGGCCGTCAAAGGTCCCTTCCGGACGAAGCCGTATTTCGACCCCGGTGTCTGGGGCGGCCAGTGGATGAAGGACGTCTGCGGACTGGACAAAAACGAGAAGAACTTTGCCTGGAGCTTTGACGGTGTGCCGGAAGAAAACGCGATCCTGCTGGATTTCGGCTCCGGAAAGATGGAACTGCCCGCCATGGACCTGGTCCTGACCCATCCGAAGGAACTTCTGGGTCCCCAGGTCTACAGCCGGTTCGGAGCGGAGTTCCCCATCCGCTTCGATTTCCTGGACACCATGGGCGGCCAGAACCTGTCCCTGCAGGTACACCCGCTGACAGAGTACATCCACCGCACCTTCGGCATGGCCTACACACAGGATGAATCCTATTACATCCTGGACGCAAAGGAAGGCGCCCATGTCTACCTGGGCCTGAAGGAAGGCGTGGATCCCGAAGAAATGATGGCGGCGCTGGAAGAGGCCAACGCTGGCGGCAGGCCTTTTGATGCGGAAAAATACGTCAACAAAATTCCCGCAAAGAAACACGACCACTTCCTGATCCCCGCCGGCACGATCCACTGCTCCGGCGCGGATTCCATGGTGCTGGAAGTCAGTGCGACGCCCTACTGCTTCACCTTCAAGCTCTGGGACTGGGGACGTCTTGGACTGGACGGACTGCCCCGTCCCGTCCATCTGGATCACGGCCGGAAGAACATCCAGTGGGACCGGCAGACGTCCTGGGTCATGGACAATCTCGTCAACAACATCTGGACCATCAGCGAGACGGAAACCGTGAAGGAAGAACACACCGGGCTGCATGAGCTGGAGTTCATAGAAACCCGGCGGTACTGGACGGACACAGAGGTGGAAATCGATCCGGAGAACAACGTCAATATGTGCAATCTGATCGAAGGCGACGAGGCGGTGATCGAAAGCCCGGAAGGGACATTCGAACCGTTCCCCATCCATTATGCGGAAACCTTTGTCATTCCCGCCGATGCAGGACGATACGTGATCCGCAACACCGGCAGCAGACCCATTGGCGTGCTTCGCGCCTATGTGCGGACACCCAAAGCAGACTGACGGCACATAGGACAAACAGCGCAAGGCTAAAAGGAGGCTCTTTTCTCACAGGAAAGGGCCTCCTTTTCATTGCGGCATTTTGTTTCGGGCAGCCGGCTGTCTGCGGTCAGTTCGCTTACCGGTTCTCCGTATCTTCCGGTTCCTCCTCCTGAAGCAGGGACGTCGTGGAATGCCGGCGCGCTTCCACCCGCCGGGAGATGCCCAGTTTCCGTTCCACATTGCGGTCATACTCGCTCTCGAACAGACACGCATACAGAACATGGAGCAGGTAGAATACAGAGATTTCCGAGGAAAAGGATCCGATTTTGGAATACAGTTTTTCCCGTGTACACAGTTTCAGCGTTGCCTGCGAGCGCCTGGCCAGAGTGGTTTCCCCGACATTGGAGATTGAAATGAAGGGAACCTTCCGTTCATTGAGGATCCGGGCTGCCTCGACCAGCAAACCGGTTTCCCCGGAATAGGAAAGGATGATGGCACAGTCTTCCGGTGTCATGAGCCAGGCGGCATACAGCGGCTGGTGCACCACGACCACCGTCCGCCCGATCCGCAGCATCTGTTCCCGGAACATGCCCGTCAGCTCGTGATTGGGATACGCTGTGAGAATGTAGATGATTTTTGCGTGCCGCAGCATCATGGTGGCTTTGTGCAGCTGCGCGGCATCCAGCATGGAGAGCGTATCCATGATGGATTCGCATTCCAGCACCGCCAGATTCTCGCTGATGGTGATATCCGTGTCGCCCTTGAAAAACGGGAAGTTCGCATCCACGCCCGAATGCTGATGAGAGAGATACTCTGTTTCCTCCAGAAAGCTTTCCTTCAGGGCGCTCCAGCCCTCAAACCCCAGCTTGTGAGCGACGCGGATCAGAGTGCTCGGGGCGCAATAAGCTGCAGCGGCGATCTCCTTCACCGTCATGTCCCGGATGTCTTCTTTCTGCTCCAGCATAAAATCCACTGCCGACTGTTCACCGGGTGAAAATGATGTGGCCTGAATTTTGTCCAGCAACAGCATGGTCCGTTCCTCCTCCCGCTTCCAGACGCCATCTCTGTAGAAGGATGCTCTTCCACAGATGGCCGTTATTCCGGCAATTTCCGGTCTTGACAGCTGACCGGAACGCTGTTTACAGGCAAAGCCGGCGGATGCGGCAAGGTTGCGAACGGCATTCCGGAATTCTCCGGTTTCATTTTCTTAAAAGATGGTCTCTTTTACAATACAAGACGCAAGGAGGACGCGACGAAGGAAATGAGAAGACAGACCGCTGGATTTGACAGAGAACAAAGCCGGAGAAATGCAGGCTGCATCCACAAAGACCTGGCAGCCCTGCATCTGGAGAATGTCTGCATTTCCAGAAAACCCGGACAGGAAGGCATGGACATCTGCACAGATCGGTACAAGGCCATGATCTCCTTTCATGACGACATCATCGAGCTGTATATCGAGGAACGTCTGACGGGTGCCCTGGTGTATTACCTGCACTTTGAGACGTACGATTATGAGGAATCCATGAACAACCTCCGGTCATTCTTCGATGTCCTCCTGGAGCGTAAGCCGGTTCCGGGAACAGAATGCACCGCAGCGGAAGGCATGCGGATCCTCATCTGCTGCACGAGCGGAATCACCTCTTCCATGTATGCACAGATCCTGCAGGAAAAGCTGGAGCCTGCAGGCGTGCAGGTGGATGCCCGCAGCTACATGATGCTGGAGCCTGCGGATGACCAGTATGACCTGATCCTTCTGGCCCCGCAGATCCGGTATGCGCTTCCTGACCTGCAGGCTCAGTATGGATCGGACAAAGTGCACATGATCAGCGCGATGGACTTCGCCACCGGCAGCTGGAGCGGGCTGCCCCTGGTTTCCTGACAGAGTTCCCGTGTCCTGTGCTCAGACAGTGAGGGAAAACGGGAGATCGAAACACAAAAAGCGGAACAGGCCGCTTTTTTTCATTTTTCCCCGCACTTTCCGGTATCCTGAAACTATATGGATCTGAAAGGGGTTGCACACAAACATGAAAGTCAAAAAAGCCATGCTGCTCTCCCTTCGAATCGGTCTGGGCAGCGCTGCAGCCATCTTTCTCGCAGATTTTCTGCATCTGGAAAGTGCCGCAGCCGCCGGGACGATTACGCTGCTCACGCTGCTGACCACCAGGGTGCAGACCATCAGGCTGATCATCAACCGGTTTCTGACCTTTGCCGGGACCATTGCTCTCTGTCTCGTGATCCTCCCCCTGTGGGAAAGCCAGCTGTTTTCCTTTGCGGTGCTGCTGGTGTTCATCGTGGCGATGTGTGAACTGTGTCATGTCCAGAACACCCTGAGCGTCAATGCCCTCATTGCCATGCACCTGGCCATCACCCATGGATTCACAGGGCCGATGATCGTGAATGAATTCTGCCTGCTCTGCATCGGGGTGGTGATCGCCTACATCATGAACATGTTCCAGGACTACAAAGGCATGGAACGGGATCTGGAGGCAAAGGTGCAGCAGACGGAGGAAGCCTTCACACGGCTGCTGCTGGAAGTGGTGCGTTACATTGAGGAGAGACCGGAGAACACTGAAATCTGGGAAGAGATGGGCAGACTGGAATCCGACCTCTTTGATTTCGTCAACGACGCCCGGCATTACCAGGAAAACCGGCTTCATACCCGGGAGGGCGTGTATGTCCAGTATTTCCAGATGCGGGAGCAGCAGCTTTCTGTGGTGCACGCCCTGCATTATCAGCTGCGGCACATCCGCACCATGCCGGATCAGTCTGTAATCATTGGCGAGTTCATCCGGGAACTGGCGGTGGCGGTTCCAAGCCGTTCGCTGCCGGAGGATCAGAAGCGCATGCTGGAGGAAATCTTCCGGCACATGAGCCGGCAGCCCCTGCCCGCCAGCCGGGAGGAGTTTGAATCCCGGGCAATTCTGTACCATGTGCTGTATGACCTGGAATCGTATATCAAATACAAGCAGGACTTCATTTCAGAACTGCCGCCAGAATATCTGCACCGGTTCGGGATCGTGGACCGGATCCGGACCTGAAGACCGGAGATCGTGTGTGCTGAGAGGTGCCGGATGGTGCACAGCAGGCAGGAGAGGGCCTGCCGACAGAAAAACAGCTGAAAAACAGATGGCAGATGCGAAAAAACTGTTGACTCTGAACCGGGAATCAGTAAAATAAATGTTGTTGTGGTGATGACAGCGATGTGGAAATACCTGTTCCCATCTCGAACACAGAAGTCAAGCACATCAACGCCGACGATAGCCGCAAGGCAAAAATAGGAAGTTGCCACTTCATCGAAACAGCCGGAAGGCTGTTTTTTTGCGCCTGCCAGACTTTTTACACTGACGGATGGGTCCGGAGATGCGAAAAACAGCAGCGTGTGGCTGCTGTGTCATGACCTCAATTCCGGCCCTGCGCTTACTCCGCTTCCGGCTGCGTTTCCGGCTTTTTCCCGCCAGAGCCCGCAGGATCCCTCCCGTCAGACTGACCGCCAGTTTCACGATACTTTTTGCGGCCGCAAGCAGAAAAGCCGCCACCAGCAAAAAGATTCCTTTCGTTACAGACCAAAGCACACGATCCATTCCGGGCATACAAATTTCCTCTCTTTCCAATGGAATGAGTACAGCATAAATAAGTACATGACTGATGCACAGAAAGGAACCCCTGATACAAAGAGTCCGGAAAACCGGTTCCCGACCCGACATGCGCGCTATACAATGAAGCCAGAAGGGCAATGGAGGAACCATCATGACAAGAAAACCATTCAAACCCGCCGCCTGGGCGCTTCCCCAGCCGGTGTCCATCATTGGCACATATGACGAAACCGGTACACCCAATGCCATGAATGCTGCCTGGACAGGGCAGTATGATGATACACAGGTCATTCTGTGTCTGTCCGCCGGGCACAAAACCACGAAAAACATCATGGCCCGCAGGGACTTCACATTGAGCTTTGCCACCAGGGACCAGATGGCAGCCTGTGACTATGTGGGCATGGCCAGCGGCAACACAATACCCGACAAAGTCGGCAGAACCGGCTGGACGGTGCACAAAGCCGGGCAGGTGAATGCCCCGGTTTTTGAGGAACTGCCCCTGACACTGGAGTGCCGCATGAACGGCCAGACCGACAACGGCAACATTGTGGCGGACATTGTGAACATCACCTGCGACGAAGCTTTCCTGGATGCAGATGGCAGGCCCGATGTCCGCAAAATGCAGCTGCTGTCCTTCAATCCCGTCAACCGGACCTATCTTGTTGTGGACCAGGAAGCCGGACAGGCCTGGAACGAAGGACGGAAACTGCTCTAGGCAGCAGTGGCCGCACACGCGCCTC includes the following:
- a CDS encoding macro domain-containing protein — encoded protein: MITVLKGDLVGLGLDLVVNEANTELLPGAGICRRIFEAAGPGLVRACHEAGRREFGDVVITGGYNLDCARIVHAVTPLYMDGYRGEDEDLRACYWNSLCRAYDYLRMSGKERVTIGFPLLGSGVFGFELREAAWIARKTIDRLMRRYPEAKAIDIVMVAQNDAEYAVMKEAFR
- a CDS encoding tRNA (mnm(5)s(2)U34)-methyltransferase, encoding MVEVSHDFLKPVLHRDAVMIDATLGTGRDSAFFLRKARRVIAFEIQPETAARCRQAMEDPRLEIRVENHTGIRELDPALEADGVIFNFGWDPAGDHQTVTQPQDSLRAVQAALERLRVKGRMSLVFYPHADGRREADLILDWLKTLDHRQYPCEKVELVNSGRSPFCVLIERRK
- a CDS encoding glucose-6-phosphate isomerase family protein: MKVIPAALKHTDLLIGEGVVKSEKRLKDTSFFADSAGVDPDLVLYEVYARTDQAKEGELNWGLSLLHPVTVNGECCMTRGHWHENTDAAEYYWCVGGTGLLLLMDEQGHAWAEEMVPGSLHHIPGVLAHRLINTGDEDLKVACCWPTTAGHDYARVEAMPFPQRAYKTEEGEIEWK
- a CDS encoding class I mannose-6-phosphate isomerase; translated protein: MEVKYDKFPAIRVKGHENDYAAGWQALADSVSNAASPVVFDLYPGASQEAVQDHIANGFDVVIDACDIYKDKDILEQILAHHVTEDRIFGTMFYGVLQDLIDEKKLAEAKEKAALAEAEGRRVLVIGPGASKIIDGTLFYGDMARWEVQLRYRRGMPNFFFDNPKEDPLRKIKRGFFIEWRVFDKHKKESFENVDWFVDLNEDTPKLATGDAVRDGLAQAVKGPFRTKPYFDPGVWGGQWMKDVCGLDKNEKNFAWSFDGVPEENAILLDFGSGKMELPAMDLVLTHPKELLGPQVYSRFGAEFPIRFDFLDTMGGQNLSLQVHPLTEYIHRTFGMAYTQDESYYILDAKEGAHVYLGLKEGVDPEEMMAALEEANAGGRPFDAEKYVNKIPAKKHDHFLIPAGTIHCSGADSMVLEVSATPYCFTFKLWDWGRLGLDGLPRPVHLDHGRKNIQWDRQTSWVMDNLVNNIWTISETETVKEEHTGLHELEFIETRRYWTDTEVEIDPENNVNMCNLIEGDEAVIESPEGTFEPFPIHYAETFVIPADAGRYVIRNTGSRPIGVLRAYVRTPKAD
- a CDS encoding MurR/RpiR family transcriptional regulator, giving the protein MLLLDKIQATSFSPGEQSAVDFMLEQKEDIRDMTVKEIAAAAYCAPSTLIRVAHKLGFEGWSALKESFLEETEYLSHQHSGVDANFPFFKGDTDITISENLAVLECESIMDTLSMLDAAQLHKATMMLRHAKIIYILTAYPNHELTGMFREQMLRIGRTVVVVHQPLYAAWLMTPEDCAIILSYSGETGLLVEAARILNERKVPFISISNVGETTLARRSQATLKLCTREKLYSKIGSFSSEISVFYLLHVLYACLFESEYDRNVERKLGISRRVEARRHSTTSLLQEEEPEDTENR
- a CDS encoding PTS sugar transporter subunit IIB, with the protein product MRRQTAGFDREQSRRNAGCIHKDLAALHLENVCISRKPGQEGMDICTDRYKAMISFHDDIIELYIEERLTGALVYYLHFETYDYEESMNNLRSFFDVLLERKPVPGTECTAAEGMRILICCTSGITSSMYAQILQEKLEPAGVQVDARSYMMLEPADDQYDLILLAPQIRYALPDLQAQYGSDKVHMISAMDFATGSWSGLPLVS
- a CDS encoding aromatic acid exporter family protein, producing MKVKKAMLLSLRIGLGSAAAIFLADFLHLESAAAAGTITLLTLLTTRVQTIRLIINRFLTFAGTIALCLVILPLWESQLFSFAVLLVFIVAMCELCHVQNTLSVNALIAMHLAITHGFTGPMIVNEFCLLCIGVVIAYIMNMFQDYKGMERDLEAKVQQTEEAFTRLLLEVVRYIEERPENTEIWEEMGRLESDLFDFVNDARHYQENRLHTREGVYVQYFQMREQQLSVVHALHYQLRHIRTMPDQSVIIGEFIRELAVAVPSRSLPEDQKRMLEEIFRHMSRQPLPASREEFESRAILYHVLYDLESYIKYKQDFISELPPEYLHRFGIVDRIRT
- a CDS encoding flavin reductase family protein — its product is MTRKPFKPAAWALPQPVSIIGTYDETGTPNAMNAAWTGQYDDTQVILCLSAGHKTTKNIMARRDFTLSFATRDQMAACDYVGMASGNTIPDKVGRTGWTVHKAGQVNAPVFEELPLTLECRMNGQTDNGNIVADIVNITCDEAFLDADGRPDVRKMQLLSFNPVNRTYLVVDQEAGQAWNEGRKLL